One Benincasa hispida cultivar B227 chromosome 5, ASM972705v1, whole genome shotgun sequence genomic window carries:
- the LOC120077320 gene encoding uncharacterized protein LOC120077320, with the protein MSNGNTTSSTTPIINDTNDSKIIQEFKKFNPSTFDGSFVDPTIVENWITEIETIFHHMNIPEEQKVNCATFMLRGDTKLWWESTQRTIKGSVSWQQFNQAFYNKYFPLTVRYQKEVEFLNLRQKNMSVAEYEQKFDRLSHFVPRLVDTEKKKVERFIWGLREGIRGIVTAFRHKEYALALESALLMEVDLAAETLTSE; encoded by the coding sequence ATGAGTAATGGAAACACAACCTCATCCACCACACCAATAATCAATGATACAAATGACTCGAAGATCATTCAAGAATTCAAAAAGTTCAATCCTTCAACATTTGATGGATCATTTGTGGATCCAACTATAGTAGAGAATTGGATaacagaaatagaaactattttCCACCACATGAACATCCCAGAAGAacagaaagtaaattgtgccacCTTCATGTTAAGGGGCGATACAAAGTTATGGTGGGAATCCACCCAAAGAACAATCAAAGGTTCAGTCTCATGGCAACAATTCAATCAGGCTTTTTATAACAAGTATTTCCCTTTGACAGTGAGATATCAAAAGGAAgtggaatttcttaatcttcgtcAAAAGAATATGTCAGTGGCAGAGTATGAACAGAAATTTGATCGCTTGTCTCACTTTGTTCCTCGACTAGTGGAcacagaaaagaagaaagtgGAAAGGTTTATTTGGGGATTAAGAGAAGGCATTCGAGGCATTGTTACTGCTTTCCGACACAAAGAGTATGCCCTTGCCCTCGAGTCGGCCTTACTCATGGAAGTAGATCTTGCTGCCGAAACCTTAACTTCTGAATGA